The window NNNNNNNNNNNNNNNNNNNNNNNNATTGAattgcaaaacaatttataaatctcattcatttaaccatCACTTAACttgtaaaacataaaaatctacggtttaagttcattattctttaaaatcataaaaaaaatgaatataaactactttagatagttaagataaacatttgattactcacaatagcagAAGTTTGGAGTGGTAGGAGTACTCTTATTCTCAATCCTCGGGcacaatatctttacccttatcagaggactcaccacttatacataatacacgacacgtaattcaatatatttgtgccaaattgttataaaactatttcaggctctatatgaatgcatgacattgaatgagaattgtccaaataatcacttaaagatggtgttctacgtgggttcaattatgatcagACTGAATTGGCATTCGACCTAACTTGCACTATACCttatttaattagccaaaacatccaatttaactccaaatatattcattacacttccaataatCTAATACACCAAAGCATTACAATGAACTAGATTTTTGACTAACTTCACCATTTTCCAAAATTCATTCTGATTCCGAACTAACATACTAATCAATGTCTACACAATCTCgtaaatccatatatatatatcattaggaatcaaatccaagtccatttactatgattttctTAGTTTCCATTAAGCCATTTTCTATaggaactatacttttcaATAACCGGTTTCGATATCCaacatcataattcatcaattcctagctaaataacatgatttacaaccaaatccatcatcaacatgccctatagaaaattcagccaaatgagggtggttgaagaacatgtgattttcttgcttgtttttccttccaaacatcacaaaatgactaaaaacactaggatattatgaaatctagcaaaattcatcaccaaaacttctctctctagatttgGCCAGCAAAGTttccctcttgaaaacttgaatttcagccatggagaatgaaaaaaaatgcatgggaaaggtagatcacaagctaaaattaaaaaatcttacctttacttgcttgattccttgaaatccaacaatttctcttggatttttccttcctagagtttgttcttctctttttctctttgttcccttgcttggccggccataagagtGTGAATGTGAGGGTTTTAAGTGAATTTATAtaggcaattaaaataatattaaagcttgacacttgtcaccttttaattggtccatgtttaaaacttaataattaagcatttcattcccaccacatataatccctcacttaaaaaaaaataatgggtgaaattcatgggtttgacaagtgtcatagtggtgtaaaattctaaaatttctaatttcgtcctcatggacacttaaaatgactgttttgcccatatgttcgaaaaaatgtcgaaattgaaatttttcacttctcaaattcaaataatgctctaattaatcaaatttagtcaaaatatcatccaacattccaattttgcccttgggtggcaaaatcaccattttacccttacgttatgaaaattcctaattaactccaaatcaatccgcGAATTctaaatcatcatattaagacattctaagattcaataactctcaaatacatcataaaatctttattcaaactagttcgaggttttaatcaacttaattgtatcattaggtacaataccaacttttaatgatttttcgatacattcacttatgcaaacattctatcaagcatatgaatgacatgagaagtatataatagagtagggcttgacatatactcactcttttcaacttcatgttttcatattcgAAGGCAATTGAGACctagattgaggtgtccacttatttttgccttttggtaggtaccatggcattTAGTAGTAGTACCCATacctagagtcactccgctagtGGTCAAGGGTCTTTTGCATGTGTACATGTacacttgatgtaaattgctaaaacTTATgttataaacaatatatgtatattttgattgatgatgccactatgagttggcaatggatGACATTATGTTTGGgatatacaaatataaatacttGGTTGCCATGATATATTACGGAAATACTTATAGTTAACAATTAAGAATTATGGCTTTAGGAATGATAGAATGATGAACAAGATCACATATAAAGGCTTGCTTgagcttagtgggctatgcccattgggcccatggactggtcatggctcaaaaattgggctgtgaaaCCACTTCACCCAGTTTGACCTGTAAGATAGTCAAAAATCGTGTTGAAATTGAAGCACTACAGCAGTCTTAAAGCAATTAAGATTTCTACTAATTAATTGGTCGAAGTCGCGGCCATGATAGAGGTAGGCCACAGCTCATGTAGTTTGAAGAGGAAATCCAAGctgaaattgacttttttCTTCACCTAACTTGGTCTAACTTCAAAGTCCTATTAAAAACAACCATTCGGAGGACTTTTGAAAAACAAGGAAACACTAGATTAAAAGCTAAGAATCAAGCCACAAAATCATTAAAGttgagaagaatttgaaagattcaagaagatttggaagatcaagattataGTTCCTAGGTtcatttatctttttgtttatcttttattttcgtagtttgattttaatgtttacacttaatttgatgatgatgtgtgatttaatggggaactaaattatttatttaagattttgattgaactcaatatgtaatctgatttatttatctctcttttacttatgttttatggatttaagttgtttattctattttgttcttaatgtttcTAGTTGCCTAATctccaattagattgaattggaaacctaagtTAAATCTTGAaaaaggagatttaggtagaccttgaatagaatagcgtatgatcaaATGCACTTAGTTAATTAGATGGTTTAATTTgtatatagggtagacatatacctataagccatacataATCAGCATTAAAGcacgaacttaatgaatctttcttcaatttaatttgcatagatatatagtaagttaattgggaaatatatttttttgagaaactagacagagacttgtaaataatttaggactctaggttagcaacttaatccattaaactaagttaagagagagagacaataatcaaatgaagtattgagggatatcataatcttaggtcttaAAGTAAATcggatttaataaaataattttactggttaattttatattagttttagtttttagtttgttaaaattaattttcttctttttaattgtttggataagattacgatgttataattttagtagtttgTGTGAAACCCAGTACCCTCGTATtatgaaacctcgacctctgTAGACACGTAACTAGACGTAGACGCGATAACAtaaactaggggtaatttcatcattttttatgGTGAGCTCCTGGAAGtagctttctaatgttattaaggtctaagtaggcctaaggaaaagataaatgatggtaaaatgaatgaagaagatagaaatactgataatttctataataggggcaaaatgatcattttgcatctcgagtctAAACTTTTacgttttcatgaactcgagtatttttagactattatggactttgtctcagtgtcaaaagagtaaaaaggttgcATAaaagatgggaggaagacaaagccacaatgttaagggcattttggtaatttacgtgaaaaattggataaactttatatataaatatctaatctcCAACAACTTCCTCAtttttccagcaacttcttcttcttcctcccatctcacgtttctttcatTCTCCATAAAAGTTTCTCTCAAAGCTTCCATCACCCTCTCAAACTAAccttaaatttcatacttttacACACCTTgttatagggtttttcatgctctttcactctctcacctttaaacccttaaaaagtcttactctcatactttctctcactagctaggtgttttagagagagaaagagagagagctttcataatagcttgaaaattcttggaaaggaattcacttacaaagctaccaaggtgagtaatgaagtagagttaatttttaagtgttgagaatggctagtgattagacttgtgagtgttttgtagttgaggttgtttattcattttagagtgattaggatagtgaaaatagatagccacttaatggcaattggaagctagttaagagatagcttttagaaattatagttatgtgaattaagttaattgtgatgctattgtgatgataggttccaacgaagccccactgCCCCATTTCGACCATTAGAGGAACTTTGAGTtgggtaaagatttaacaaataccggtgagtgaacttgcatttcaaaatgttttgggaagtatctacatgtttaaataaatcatttgaaagtttcatttgtttttgctttaaaaatatacttggggaataagcccttgatgaaatgtttctatcttgtgaaatgtgcaatattttcaagccctactctattatatacttgtcatgtcattcatgtacttgatagcatatCTACATATTGGGATGTCTCgaagaatcgttaaaagtcggtatggttcttagtggtacaattaagtcgattaaaacctcgaactagtttgaatagagattttaggatatATTTGAgggttattgaaccttagaatgtcttaatatggtgattcagagtttgaggattaatttggagtcaaattggaaattttcatattgcaagggcaaaatggtcattttgccacccgagggcaaaattggaatgttggatgaaatttttgaccaagtttgactaatttgagcataatttgaatttgagaagtgaaaaattttaatttcgacattttttcgaacATAAAGGTAAAACAGTCATTTTACGTGTCCACGAGGACATAATcggaatttttaaaattttacaccaccataacacttgtcaaatccatgaatttcacccattattttttttaagtgagagattatatgtggtgggaatgaaatgcttaattattaagtttttaaacatggaccaattaaaagatgacaagtgtcaagctttaatattattttaattgcctatataaactcacttaAGACCCTTACATTCACACTCTTATGGCTggccaagcaagggaacaaagagaaaaagagaagaacaaaccctaggaaggaaaaatccaagagaaattgttggatttcaaggaatcaagcaagtaaaagtaagatttttttattttagcttgcgatctacctttcccatgcattcctTTTCATTCTCTATGGctgaaattcaaattttcaagaggaaacctttgctggccaaacctagagagagaagttttggtgatgaattttgctagatttcataatatcctagtgtttttagtcattttgtgatgtttggaaggaaaaacaagcaagaaaatcacatgttcttcaaccaccctcatttggccaaattttctatagggtatgttgatgatggatttggttgtaaatcatgttatttagctaggaattgatgaattatgatgttGGATATCGAAACCGATTATtgaaaagtatagttcctttagaaaatggcttgatggaaactgagaaaatcatagtaaatgAACTTGGATTTTATTCCTAATGATATATACGGATTTATGAGACTAAGTAGACATTGATTAGTATGTTAGTTCGGATCgaaatgaattttgaaaaatggtgaagttagtcaaaaatcaagttcattgtaatactttggtgtatttgattattggaagtgtaatgaatatatttggagttgaatcggatgttttggttaaatcaatggtgtatagctcgaattaggtcgaatacaaattcCTTCCGatcacaattgaacctacgtagaacaccatctttaagtgattattcggacaattctcattcaatgcCATACATTCATATaaagcctgaaatagttttataacagtttggcacaaatatattgaattacgtgtcatgtattatgtataggtggtgagccctctaataagggtaaagatattgtgcccgaggaccaagaatatGAGTGCTCCAAACTCctgctattgtgagtaatcaaatgttcatcttaactatctaaagtagtttatattcatttttttatgattttaaagaataatgaacttaaaccgtagatttttatgttttacaaGTTAAGTGatggttaaatgaatgagatttataaattgttttgcaattcaatgatgatttcggaaattgagtaagtggagattaaatacttgtgttatctatatatatatgtggtTTAGGGGaaggcttatgacaatgtgatggcatgaatggttggatttgtggtttgtggattatatgaactgtttttgttttaccttgacaagctcgataatattatattagtcATGTCATGTTGTCGAAatgtttattgatttggtgggttatttgattagcttactgcaacTGGCGGGcttttgtggaccagcctattagaggggcacggtaaaccccgttatattttaccttagtatgagaggcgcggagggtatctcctaagataagtttagagttcactttacgccgaaccaccacgtgaggatgaaactcagccaacaccaaggaatgactatatttaaaagtaaaaacatgttttatgggtatatgtcgttttaacatctttgacggactcggttggatgctcgggccaaggtgtcaccaagtatgagttttggcacaagccaagtttttaagagaatcataagccttgttgattcttttgatgaaatgtaattgttttataggaattgaaatgagttttgaattttatgaactatattatgatgggatgatttaactgtcttcatttactcaactttagatgttatagatgaattttgcttactcactgggtttataaaaactcaccccttctttttatccatttcaagctcaggaaaGTCTGTAGACagccgattttgtcgagggttgcttttggatttgcatctttagaaatcgaaggtctacaGTCTTGTATATTTACGATTATtttggggcccacatgtcattgtaaaatattttcgtatacctggtttagtgtgctattatatatatgaatttattttacttttacgctacaaaaattgtttatgcaaGATTCTACAAATATtgatttataagaaaatggaatattttatttaatatttttatttagctTGCTTAgccaaaatttcattttaaatggatgatttagattactaaaattatttttagataagaaatgtttattttttgatcgtatgttatattttcatcaagttctaaaatttttgagtaaaaatgaccaaaatacccttgtgttgcagaaattacttttgtttgtattttatttaaaaatagtttatattcccttaaaacatgatatttagtaactgtttCTCACAAGGGAGACGTAAgattgatgcaagagccttacgagatttcggttgacattctaGATAacgaatgtctatcgagacatcgtggcggttgtcacgggctcgaagggagtaccgggtcgtgacaaatatgaatagttcatgcattctcacattatattgatatgtatattatgctttggatgctccttttgtgtgataattaggACCTAGCTATgcgcggtgtgggagtgcacatgagttgatgatgacccagctatgtgcgatgggggagtgcacatgagctgatgatgctATTGCATTGTgtgtgtagggagtgcacatgagctgagtgtggcgagatggtatgcatgatgatgtatgtatatatatatatatatatatatatatatatatataNNNNNNNNNNatatatatatatatatatatatatatatatatatatatgttatagaaagtttatgaaaataattgtgattgtgttgtatgttggcattaTTAATTGCtctcaaattgcttttcatttcagcaagaaaatagctttttgatgtaacaataccccttttaactaaattgctctatttctctctgcaacaagaaactctcgggttgggGGGAGGGGGGGTTACACTGACCTggttttcgctacagcgagaaattTCCTGAagcttctcgctgtagcaagaaactctcggatGGTTCTAAAATCCTAGTGCAAAGCTTTCACTTTGACAAGGATTTTGACTACCTTCAGATCAAAACTGGGCAAattagtaaacataaaagttatagcccagcctcttagctttctaatgactgaaaaatcatgtcaattgaacttctgtagtgggagatatgcttgaaaaacagaaacatatgcaaacagaGAAttccttttcgctgcagtgagaaaacCCTTTGtttgcttgtcttgcttgGTCATAGCTGAAAatttcattctattcaacttcatggtttATCATGGATCTTGTAACATCAAgggattaaacattcaaagtttgaaatgaggggttttaaccaaaaattagactaaattgcatggttttatcGTAAGTGCaatatgttttctaaaacattccttatcattgcttgttcccttcttatgttcactcactgagtttatactcactcttttaaattgcatgttttcagatcTGTAGTTAGTTGGGACCGAGATTAAGGAGACCACTCATATTCACCCCTTGGTAGGTAtatggcattcagtagttgtGTCCTCACCCAAGTCACTCCGCTAGTCGTCAAGAATTTGCATGTGTATTTACACTCGATGTAAATCGCTAAGATTAGGCTACAAACAATAGATGTATATGCGAtatgatgatgccattatgagatggcaatgaatGATAGTATTTTGGATTagtacaaatataaatattaggTTGCCTTGCTTATTATCGAAATACGTATAGTTAAGAATAAAGACTTGTggttagaaatgatggtgggaatgatgaaataaaatttcataaataggcttgcttgggcttagtgggagGTGCCCACTGGACccttgcgtcggtcatggcctggcatttgggtcatgacagtTTGCAagtaaggattaattcaattctccaTGAGAACAAATTCTACTTTCTATtgtattacttgttaacgatacgTGCACTTGCGTGAGAAATCAATAACACTAAACCAAATCTTTAATGAACATATACTAGACTTTCAATAACATTTATTATTGAATGAAAAGATTTGATCGGATATCTTCAtgattgttattttttactaCTAGATGATGAACAAACCTCCAATTTTGAGGTGATACCTCCTCCACAAAATTATGGCTTCTTATCGTTTGTATCTGTGTCAACTTACAAGTATCATTTCTTTACAATGAATTACTCTTATACAGTGACTTCCTTTCACAATTTGTTTTACACGTACTCAAATATGCCATATCTTCTGGACACATTATCAGCATCACCATTACCATGCATACTTTTCACTTGTATATGTAATACACAGTTTaatgaattaaagaaatgtttATAGAGTGATCTCAAATATTGCTTTCTTAACGTTTCAAGAAGGGATATGGAAAACCCAAGCAACCTTAACAACCTTATCTCAGTAATACCAGCCCAATTTTTGTAACAATAATCACACTCACAACATTCACATTTATATGCAAACTGAGTTTCAAAATTGATGAGACTTCTTAAAATATAATCTTCTTTCTATTGCAATGCTAGCTATATATAGTACAAGCTATCTttcaaagatgaagaaaatgcTACCACTtcgttttttgttttatattgcGTAACATACTATGTTTCTGTAGTGTAGAACATGATCACCATCTTTTTTGAGTTTGCCTTATTTTGACAACATCTCAAACATAGaagaaacattttttattttataaatgttgATTGTGTACAATTAAAACACAACTAAAATGTTTTTCCCAATCTGTTATATGACTGTTATTAGACATGTTTTAGCTACTTTAACAAAGAACTTACATCTGCCATAATcgtttattaaaatttacacacCCGCTACATAGCACAGGCTTCATTCTAGTGTAATGATGAATGTTTATATCTTACTTAACAAAAATAGAGATGGACTAATTTTTaaggaaacaagaaaaaatatagtattaaaattgagaaaaagaattaaaattaaaataatagaaTAGTATGATTAGGTATTGACATAAGCAATATTCTCGGCGTCATATTTAAGCTTACAGCCGTAAGTTAGTTTAGGTAAAcagcaaaattttatttactcATGTTTGGTTTTGAGGAAGGAATAGCTATTTCCCTTATTCCTTATCAATAGTCATTTCTCAAAAAAGTCATTTCAAGATcgactcttttttttttcataatggCTATTTCAATTATGTTGgaataagataaaaatacttttaatcaattttagaaattactatactatataaaaaaatatagccattttcctctttttctttctctttttgctCATCTACCTCTCTCATTTTCTCTCGAAATTTCCTCCACTATTGGAGGATGACGAAGGATGGCAAAGGGCGACAACAACACTATTACGTCCACGACCAAATTTAGTTGCGAGAAATACCTCCACAACCAAATTTAGTTGCGAGAAATGTTGATCTGACACTCCATGGTTGAATTTGATTGTGAGAAGTGTTGAATCTAACACTCCACAACTAGATTCGATAGCGAGAAATATCAATTTGGCACTATAATGACTAGATCTGGCCACAAGGAGTGTTAGATTGAAGCTCCATTGTGCCAACCACATTCCCCATGGTTGGCCAacttagaaaaaagaaaaggaaaaaaggaaaaaaatcaaaatgaatttaaaataaaaaattttaatattttacttatgcattataaaaattaatatttcaaattaaaaaataaatgaaagtcttagttataaatttttaatattttaatatttaaaaatagaataaaaataaataatcatattgaatttttaattaaaaatttattaatatttttactaaattataaaaaattaaaatttttaatttaaaaatcatagattataataaagggtatttttattttttcatcaCTTATTCCTTTattaatctaatttttttttaccaacCAAACATTGAAATAATGTCATAATACTAGTTGCACTCTATGAATCAAACAATATGATAACTATtcatatcttattttatttccacAAATAACGATTCTATTCTTACTTTATTTCAGTCAAAGACAAAACATGTCATTAAAATtgcttataaaaaataaacccattaaaatataaagagtTGTACTGCATCTGCCCATTTTCTCCCCATAAAGCATGCTCTAGCCAGCTTACGAGTCTCATTCAGGAATTTGAGTACAAGGCACTTTAGGCTTTGGCACAGCAGACCAAGCCATAGGCCACTGCCCCTCATACAGTGCCAACACCGCCTATTAATAACTATGCGGCCTTtgccttttttgttttattatcacATAACTAATGGATTAGAGTACAAAACTTAGGACTGTTTTAAGTCAAAACTATAAAGTTCCATTTAATTGATGGTTTTGttacttatttttttgctaattctttttgtgtttttgaaaagttgTTATATAGCaaagtaaaaagtaaaaaaataaaataattataatgtaatACTAATTATGACATAATTTGTCTATATTTATCATCTGaaatgtgtatatatatatatacacatttCATGTATAATCCTTCAACaatattattatcttttgTTATTATCATTTTTGCTACCAGGGAAAAATAGAAGTAAGTAATTGCTTCTAAGTAATTACTGCTCTTATTGGGGAGCATGCAGGTAGATTAGCCATGGTTAAACAAAGCGGTGTTGTATAAATGTGCAGATAAGGGTGATGCAGATTACTTGTCAGGGTTGttgaagatatttttttgttaatcaaGAGTCAAAATACGctttaatttctcattcaCATCGACTTTATAAACTTGAATTTGTCACAAGGAATAATGACACCATGTTTAGTCCTAAGTTCAATTATAATTCAtcaactatatatattaattattcaatctCGCTCGTCACTAGCTCTACACCAAGTTGCTCCATTATTATGCACCCAAGCATATATTTGACTCATGGGTTAGTGCATGATcttcttaattaaaaaataagattcgaATCTCCTTCtctaaatttttgaaaaaaaaaattactgcATTATTACATCTTATTTTAAGGTGATGTTTTAAGTATATAACATTTTCTAATGGAGCAAAATATTTGGTCCCTCACAAAACTTGTAGAAGAAGATCTAGTTATACCCAAGTGAAGCAAAATTCTAGCACCCCATGACCTTATTAGGAGAAAGCTTTGGTTTTTCCACCACAGTGCCATCGTTTCCAGCCAAGGCTCTATACTTATCTTTCCTAGTGAAACTTGTGCATTCATAGGACAAGCTTGCAGCAATCATTCTTTGAATGTAGTTTGCAACCTCATGGCTTGATTTCCCAGCACTACAAGTTAACTCATGGGGCAACTTGTTTAAGAATGTTACTTCATAAGCAGGGCTAGGGTTCATGAAGAAGTAAAAAGGATCCATCCCTTTCCACCCTCTTGCTGTTGTTCCATGGAACATGCTCATCCGATTCGCCATGGCTACCGGAACAAGTTCATTGGTTAACTCGGCGAATAAAGCAGAAAACCTTAGCAAAAATGGTTCCCTACATGTTGTTCCTTCAGGGCATATAACTAGGTCACCTGCTTCTAAGAGCTTTTTGATCATGGAAGCATCGGTGGCTCGATCTCGACTAAGGCGGATGGTCTTGATAGGGGAGATGACTTCGGAGAGACGCGATAAAGAGTACGTCACGGCAGGGATCTTACGGCCTAAAGCGGTGGAGAGGAAGATGGGGTCAAGCAGGGTTCGGTGAGAGCAAATGAAAAGGACTCCAGTTTGACCTATTGACTTTTTGGCTGGTGGGGGTGGGGTGCCTTTGATGTGAACTCTCACACCAAGTGCCCAAAAGGCATAGTAGACTAATGGCATTGGGAGGAGGGCGCCGGCAGCGATGCGCAGGCAGGCAAGGAGGAAGCCGACTGGGATCCACAGAATGGTGAGAAGTGCCATGAATGGGGTTGGTTTTTGAACAAGCCGGCCATCATGGAAAACTATTGGTTTTGGCAGTTTGTCATGGCTTACTGCTTCAACCTTGGGCTTTGCTGGAACCACATAGCTTTCCTgcacatgaatttgaaaatttcatcacccgtttttattttaaacaaataaattattttcatttttaatacgaaagaaagaaaaaaaaaaccaaattaaaTAGAATTATAAGGACCTAGCTAGAAGATGATTCCCATACATAAAGAGGACATTAATAGCCTTTATAATGCATTAAAATCCAATCTAAATCATTAAGTTAGGagattgattttataattttaaatactAACTAGTATCAgtataaatttaaaagatgtattttggttttgtttcaaattaatttttataattaagatgatTAAT is drawn from Theobroma cacao cultivar B97-61/B2 chromosome 4, Criollo_cocoa_genome_V2, whole genome shotgun sequence and contains these coding sequences:
- the LOC18601363 gene encoding glycerol-3-phosphate 2-O-acyltransferase 6; the protein is MAKTKENPFPSIAQCASIGRDKHTVVADMDGTLLRGRSSFPYFALVAFEVGGILRLLFLLLASPVAGILYYFISEAAGIRVLIFATFVGMKVSDIESVARAVLPKFYSSDLHPETWRVFSSCGKSCVLTANPRVMVEAFLKDYLGADMVTGTEIHVFRGRATGLVKSPGILVGKNKADALENAFKDKPVADIALGDRKTDYPFMKLCKESYVVPAKPKVEAVSHDKLPKPIVFHDGRLVQKPTPFMALLTILWIPVGFLLACLRIAAGALLPMPLVYYAFWALGVRVHIKGTPPPPAKKSIGQTGVLFICSHRTLLDPIFLSTALGRKIPAVTYSLSRLSEVISPIKTIRLSRDRATDASMIKKLLEAGDLVICPEGTTCREPFLLRFSALFAELTNELVPVAMANRMSMFHGTTARGWKGMDPFYFFMNPSPAYEVTFLNKLPHELTCSAGKSSHEVANYIQRMIAASLSYECTSFTRKDKYRALAGNDGTVVEKPKLSPNKVMGC